Genomic segment of Labrus mixtus chromosome 1, fLabMix1.1, whole genome shotgun sequence:
TGACATCTCAGGATATTGAAACTCATGGGGTGTTTACAGAGGTGCTAAAGTCTCGCTCAGTTGGCATTGCATATTCAGAGACTAGTCAGGAGAACACAATGAAGAAGGTGGTGAGGACAGTTGTGGACAGGAGAGACTTGTTCTCAACTTGCACAGCAGAGCAGCAAGAGGAAGAAACTACAAGGGAAGAAAATACTCAGCAATCATGTTTAGAAGTAAAAAGCAATTTTAAAGGGGAGCAAATGAAAAGaatagaagaagacaaaaatcaGATCGGCCCCTCTCCCCTTCCATGTCTCTCAACCGCCACTCTTAAGGACAATGTTTCTCCCTCACAGTGTGCCTCCTCTTTCTCATCCTCTTACTCATCACCACATCCGTGCTGTGAGGCAGTTTCTGTCATCTGTCACAGCAGCACAGCTTCTATGCCCCAGCGGGCAGAATTGTCTACAATGCCTCCTTACCCTTCAATACCCAAGGCTTCAGTCAACGCCTGCTCTCAGTCGGAAAGCACAGACATTGACAACATTGTTGAGGGAACTACCATCAGCCGCAAAGATTTTAATGGGGCTCAAAACCAAGATGTATGTTGCAAATCTAACTGCAGCAACACAGATCATTTTACAAGACAGAATAGTGAACAAAGTGGCAATGCATTCCCCCACATTGTTAACCCGATTGACAACAATGCTTATTGTGATTCATTTCAGAATCAATTAAAAGATCTTAGAGGCAATTTAGTACCACAGAAAAGGCTTTGCAGGAGTCCAATCAGAGAGTTAGAATATAGGCCTGATCTCAGTTTTGAAGATTTCCCCCTCAAACATAAGCGTCTTGATTGTTCCGATAGCCATGATATCCCAATGGCAACAACAGCAAAGGGGCAGTCCATTCACTCACATCACCAGCAAGATAAGGTTCCCCACTATTTGCTGGAAACTGACGCAGGATGTGATTGTCAATGTGAACACCTCAGTCCTGAGGGAGAAGTGCAAGAGAAACATACATGTTCAAAACGGTTTCCACAGGACAGCAACAGTAACCTCTGTGGACCTAAGACTGATTGGTACCAAGCCTTGCAGAGAGCTGAGACAAGCCCAAAAGATGACTGTGACAATAGAAACATGACAGACCAAATGAACTATGTTGTTTGCCCGTCTGTCCCCACCACACCAGAATTAAGTTTGGGTAACATCTCTGTGAGTCTTTCTGCCTTTGAGAGTTCCACATCTCTGGAACTTGAAAGTATGTCAAGCCAAATTCCTGTGGACAACAGCACTTCTGAACCAACATCAAGTGTTGTGGGGCAGTCATACCGTGCACATCTTCATTATCACTGCCTACCTCAAGAAGACACTCAAATATCACACAGCGACTCTGATAGTTTATACTCCAGCCCTCGCCCATCTGACCAGTCCAGAGATGATGAGGAAGTTGGTACATTTGCCAATCCTGATTACGAGACTCTGAGGCAGCACTTTGCCAGTGGGATGACAGAGAGGGTTCTACTGCTGGATATTAGCACCAAACCTGCTGAATTGCTAGTGTCCTACAAACACAGATCTGTGGTAGGGGAGAACTGGGTTGCATGTGACCAGAAAGACACATTTGCAAGTGTGTTTGAGAATAATTATAGAGAGCAATGGGATGAAGTGCCACCTGTACAGGTGGTTGATGAGAGAAAGACTACAACTAGGACAAATCTTGGGGATGAGAGTTTTGACAGGGCTGAGACTAAATCTTGGGTTGGAGATGTAAATGCTGCAAAAAGACAATCTGTTGGACAAGACCGAAGCAGTCTCGGAGCTGAGGTTCTACATGAGGAAAGGACTGTAGAGGTTAGGAGCCATGCCTTAAACTTGACAGTCTGTACACCACCCACTGATCCAGTATTTGTTCAAGGCTCCATGGCCTCTACCTTGTCTGACTCCATACCTGCAACTGTTTCAGGCATCATGCCAACAAATAAATCGTCTCCTCTGTCGACTCCTGTTCGCCACCTTTTCCAGTGCTATCTCTGCGACCGTTCCTTCAGCCAGAGAGGCTCTCTCAATAGACATGTACGAAGCCACCTTGGTGTTCGACCCTTCCCTTGCCCCAGCTGCCCTATGACCTTTTCACGACAGTACCGTGTCACAGAACACATGCGAGTTCACCAGCGCTGTGCCCTTGGGACTGACTTTCAAAAGCCCCCTGCTTCTCTAACATGAGACACTGAAGAGAGGGCACAAAACCAAAATTTATTGTCCTGTTTTTGATGGACAGTTTTTGGGAAAGAAATATTGAAGGACATTTCTCCCATATTTTTGCAAGGAAGACAACGAGGGCATTTTGGGATAAAGTCTGAGAAATGTTTCTACATTGAAGGGTGTCTTGGTCTTCCGGATGCCAACAATGTGAGATAACCTGATAACACTGCAGTGCCATGGAAATCAGCCCCTCCAAATATGAAGAAAGGGGCTTACAGAAAAAAGTACATTAgtgatttaaatcatttataaGCACATTTTTGGTGTTAATCATGGAACACAGGACTACCTTTATTTGAAAGTGTTAGTTTATAGTGACTGAACTTTAAGTGATGATACCCGACTTCCCTTAGTACTTTCAAtccattttgaacattttaacaagaGTCTTGTGAAAGAAAATGCAAATCACAAATGTGTTAACAGACACATGCAATGAAATGCTTCAAAATCGTCACATCTATTCCCTGTTCAAACTTTTTTATGGGAGGTCAAACCAAct
This window contains:
- the LOC132976125 gene encoding uncharacterized protein LOC132976125; this encodes MADFVQKVSSYAVQLLAHLNLQRERAQLCDCVVIQRLNPGRVFPAHRCVLSASSPVLASILSSTGALVELQDPCLSDSVLAMLLDYIYTGSLQYTQSKEQYYNLLTAATYLQMDELQDTLMALQQTKVDAADKSDGCSGADYHPYKDLKDADSTNVNSFSKYPPLSHTCSENSMHRKDHTCAADVDTCNEIYPRRSSKENGTNSCSRKDNSPSRNVSTICCLSGNTGSSANSGNCTQVRHLTSQDIETHGVFTEVLKSRSVGIAYSETSQENTMKKVVRTVVDRRDLFSTCTAEQQEEETTREENTQQSCLEVKSNFKGEQMKRIEEDKNQIGPSPLPCLSTATLKDNVSPSQCASSFSSSYSSPHPCCEAVSVICHSSTASMPQRAELSTMPPYPSIPKASVNACSQSESTDIDNIVEGTTISRKDFNGAQNQDVCCKSNCSNTDHFTRQNSEQSGNAFPHIVNPIDNNAYCDSFQNQLKDLRGNLVPQKRLCRSPIRELEYRPDLSFEDFPLKHKRLDCSDSHDIPMATTAKGQSIHSHHQQDKVPHYLLETDAGCDCQCEHLSPEGEVQEKHTCSKRFPQDSNSNLCGPKTDWYQALQRAETSPKDDCDNRNMTDQMNYVVCPSVPTTPELSLGNISVSLSAFESSTSLELESMSSQIPVDNSTSEPTSSVVGQSYRAHLHYHCLPQEDTQISHSDSDSLYSSPRPSDQSRDDEEVGTFANPDYETLRQHFASGMTERVLLLDISTKPAELLVSYKHRSVVGENWVACDQKDTFASVFENNYREQWDEVPPVQVVDERKTTTRTNLGDESFDRAETKSWVGDVNAAKRQSVGQDRSSLGAEVLHEERTVEVRSHALNLTVCTPPTDPVFVQGSMASTLSDSIPATVSGIMPTNKSSPLSTPVRHLFQCYLCDRSFSQRGSLNRHVRSHLGVRPFPCPSCPMTFSRQYRVTEHMRVHQRCALGTDFQKPPASLT